One Bosea sp. 685 DNA segment encodes these proteins:
- the fliG gene encoding flagellar motor switch protein FliG, whose translation MNGPQRAAVILLVLGEDHGRTIWQEFDDEEIRIITRAMAELGTVDADEVERLMLDFVGRLSSAGAVTGSFDRTISLLEKILPSDQVALIMEEIRGPAGRNMWQKLGNIDAVVLANFLKNEYPQTIAVILSKIRAEHAANVLRNLPNELSIDVVSRMLRMEAVQKEALDHIENTLRTEFVSTLTQTRRRDPHEMMAEIFNGFDRQTEIRFLAALDDSNQESAARIRALMFTFEDLGKLDPAGLQTLMRQVDKDTLARALKGASEDMRNFFFGAMSQRATKNMQDDMQGLGPLRLKEVDEAQAKMVALTKELADKGEIVLSKGNSEDELVY comes from the coding sequence GGCAGGAGTTCGATGATGAGGAGATCCGCATCATCACCCGCGCCATGGCCGAACTCGGGACGGTCGACGCCGACGAGGTCGAACGGCTGATGCTGGACTTCGTCGGCCGGCTGTCGAGTGCGGGCGCGGTCACGGGCTCGTTCGACCGGACGATCTCGCTCCTGGAGAAGATCCTGCCGAGCGATCAGGTTGCCCTGATCATGGAGGAGATCCGCGGGCCTGCCGGCCGCAACATGTGGCAGAAGCTCGGCAATATCGATGCGGTCGTGCTCGCGAACTTCCTCAAGAACGAATATCCGCAGACGATCGCGGTCATCCTTTCGAAGATCAGGGCGGAGCACGCCGCCAATGTCCTGCGCAACCTGCCCAACGAACTCTCGATCGACGTCGTCAGCCGCATGCTGCGCATGGAAGCGGTGCAGAAGGAGGCGCTCGACCATATCGAAAATACGCTGCGCACCGAATTCGTCTCGACCTTGACGCAAACCCGCCGGCGCGACCCGCATGAGATGATGGCGGAGATCTTCAACGGCTTCGACCGCCAGACCGAGATTCGCTTCCTCGCGGCGCTCGACGATTCCAACCAGGAATCGGCCGCCCGCATCAGGGCGCTGATGTTCACCTTCGAGGATCTCGGCAAGCTCGATCCGGCCGGGCTGCAGACGCTGATGCGGCAGGTCGACAAGGACACGCTCGCGCGGGCGCTCAAAGGTGCGAGCGAGGATATGCGCAACTTCTTCTTCGGCGCGATGTCGCAGCGTGCCACCAAGAACATGCAGGACGACATGCAGGGCCTTGGCCCCTTGCGCCTCAAGGAGGTCGACGAGGCGCAGGCCAAGATGGTGGCCTTGACCAAGGAGCTCGCCGACAAGGGCGAGATCGTCCTGTCCAAGGGCAATTCCGAAGACGAATTGGTTTATTGA
- a CDS encoding flagellar assembly protein FliH has translation MTMRTATKFTFGTDFREGGRRAAGEADLAAAKSEAFRAGEAQARHDAEGQLNGMVAQLARTAERLLAQEDARTAAIEAQAAHIAIATAKALAGAALAEKPLAEIEHAVRECLSHARLAPHLVLRVNEGAVEAVEALIARLARESGFAGRLVVLGEPEIAPGDGRIEWADGGFVIDAQRLSQLVEQAVTGVFGHAGPRSLAE, from the coding sequence TTGACGATGCGCACCGCCACGAAATTCACGTTTGGCACCGATTTCCGCGAGGGCGGCCGGCGGGCGGCCGGCGAGGCCGACCTCGCCGCGGCGAAGTCCGAGGCGTTCCGTGCGGGCGAGGCCCAGGCGCGACACGACGCCGAGGGACAGCTCAACGGCATGGTCGCCCAGCTTGCCCGCACGGCCGAGCGCCTGCTCGCCCAGGAGGACGCCCGCACTGCCGCGATCGAGGCGCAGGCCGCCCATATCGCCATCGCCACGGCCAAGGCGCTGGCGGGCGCGGCGCTTGCCGAGAAGCCGCTGGCCGAGATTGAGCACGCCGTACGCGAATGCCTTTCGCATGCGCGGCTCGCGCCGCACCTTGTCTTGCGGGTGAATGAGGGCGCGGTGGAGGCCGTAGAAGCGTTGATCGCTCGTCTGGCGCGGGAGAGCGGCTTCGCCGGGCGTCTCGTCGTGCTCGGCGAGCCGGAGATCGCGCCCGGCGACGGGCGTATCGAATGGGCCGATGGCGGCTTCGTGATCGACGCGCAGCGTCTGTCGCAACTGGTCGAGCAGGCTGTGACGGGCGTTTTCGGCCATGCCGGTCCGCGCAGCCTTGCCGAGTGA
- the fliN gene encoding flagellar motor switch protein FliN: MSQGNDLNLPPLNPADLSFDHEASSVARSGPIPVKTAEDLEQVFDVPVTVSAVLGSSRIAVGDLLQIVPGAVLELDRRVGEAIDIFVNERLVARGEVVVVEDRLGVTMTEIIKADR; encoded by the coding sequence ATGAGCCAAGGCAACGACTTGAACCTGCCACCACTGAACCCGGCCGATCTCTCCTTCGATCACGAGGCGTCCTCGGTGGCGCGCTCGGGGCCGATACCGGTCAAGACCGCCGAGGATCTGGAACAGGTATTCGACGTACCGGTCACGGTCTCGGCAGTGCTGGGCTCGTCGCGGATCGCGGTCGGCGACCTGCTGCAGATTGTGCCCGGCGCCGTGCTCGAACTCGACCGGCGCGTCGGCGAGGCCATCGACATCTTCGTCAACGAGCGGCTGGTCGCGCGCGGGGAGGTTGTCGTGGTCGAGGACCGGCTCGGTGTCACCATGACCGAAATCATCAAGGCCGACCGGTGA
- a CDS encoding sigma-54 interaction domain-containing protein, protein MRLIIVGGLKGQIIAAARIAIAHGASVTHTESLDQTLAVLRAKGADLLMIDVAQPIAKYVAALEAERIRTPIVACGTSTDARAAVAAIQAGAREYVPLPPDPELIAAVLEAVAADQSSLIWRDPAMERVVQLAAQIARSDAPVLVTGESGTGKEVIARHLHQKSLRKDKPFVAVNCAAIPDNLLESELFGHEKGAFTGAVARRIGKFEEASGGTLLLDEISEMDVRLQAKLLRALQERMIDRVGGTQPVRVDLRIIATSNRNLGDAVREGSFREDLFYRLNVVHLRLPALRERPADILALADHFTKKYAEINGLPLRPLASDARKLLLTNSWRGNVRELENTIHRAVLLAQGPEIGTEAVMTPEGETLGPASGRDPAARAAQTAEAVTRSLVGHTVADVERELILDTLDHCLGNRTHAAKILGISIRTLRNKLSEYGAAGIAVAEPGQARVSAA, encoded by the coding sequence ATGCGCCTCATCATCGTCGGCGGTCTCAAGGGGCAGATCATCGCGGCCGCCCGGATCGCGATCGCGCATGGCGCGAGCGTCACGCACACGGAGAGCCTCGACCAGACGCTCGCCGTGTTGCGCGCCAAGGGCGCGGATCTCCTGATGATCGACGTCGCGCAGCCGATCGCGAAATATGTCGCGGCACTGGAGGCCGAGCGCATCCGCACACCGATCGTCGCCTGCGGCACCTCGACCGATGCGCGCGCCGCCGTCGCTGCGATCCAGGCCGGGGCGCGCGAATATGTGCCGCTCCCGCCCGATCCCGAACTGATCGCTGCCGTGCTGGAGGCGGTCGCGGCCGATCAGTCGAGCCTGATCTGGCGCGATCCGGCGATGGAGCGCGTCGTCCAGCTCGCGGCCCAGATCGCCCGCTCGGATGCCCCCGTGCTCGTCACCGGCGAAAGCGGCACCGGCAAGGAGGTGATCGCCCGCCATCTGCACCAGAAGTCGCTGCGCAAGGACAAGCCTTTTGTGGCCGTGAACTGTGCTGCGATTCCCGACAACCTGCTCGAATCAGAGCTGTTCGGGCATGAGAAGGGCGCCTTCACCGGGGCAGTGGCGCGACGCATCGGCAAGTTCGAGGAGGCGAGCGGCGGCACGCTGCTGCTCGACGAAATTTCCGAGATGGATGTGCGGCTGCAGGCCAAGCTGCTGCGCGCCTTGCAGGAGCGCATGATCGACCGCGTCGGTGGTACGCAGCCGGTCAGGGTCGATCTTCGCATCATCGCGACCTCGAACCGCAATCTGGGCGATGCTGTCCGCGAAGGTTCGTTCCGCGAGGACCTGTTCTACCGGCTGAACGTGGTGCACTTACGCCTGCCGGCGCTGCGCGAGCGGCCGGCCGATATCCTGGCGCTCGCCGACCATTTCACCAAGAAATATGCCGAGATCAACGGCCTGCCGCTACGGCCGCTGGCAAGCGACGCACGCAAGCTCCTGCTGACCAATTCATGGCGGGGCAATGTGCGCGAGCTGGAGAATACGATCCATCGCGCCGTGCTGCTGGCGCAGGGGCCCGAAATCGGCACCGAAGCGGTGATGACGCCGGAGGGCGAGACGCTCGGCCCCGCCAGCGGTCGGGACCCGGCCGCGCGGGCGGCGCAGACGGCCGAGGCGGTGACGCGCTCGCTCGTTGGTCACACGGTTGCCGATGTCGAGCGCGAACTCATTCTCGACACGCTGGATCACTGCCTCGGGAACCGCACGCATGCAGCCAAGATCCTCGGCATTTCGATCCGGACGCTGCGCAATAAGCTGAGCGAATACGGAGCGGCCGGCATCGCCGTGGCCGAGCCGGGCCAGGCCCGCGTTAGCGCGGCCTGA
- a CDS encoding MFS transporter, with protein sequence MTAPDTALQPTISTDIPARLDRLPWSRFHTLVVVALGVTWILDGLEVTLAGSVSGALKQSPALRFSNTEIGIAGAAYLAGAVLGALLFGWLTDRLGRKRLFTITLLVYLVATAATAFSWSFASFIIFRFFTGMGIGGEYTAINSTIQELVPARMRGWVDLVINGSFWIGAALGAIGAIILLDPAIIDPELGWRLAFFIGAALGLVILVLRQWIPESPRWLISHGRPNEAAMIVADIERRAGVSYSPDEALPKLHLRPRAATPLREVFHALFVRHRQRALVGLALMAAQAFFYNAIFFTYALVLTDFYAVPSQAVGWFILPFAAGNVLGPIILGRLFDTLGRRRMIAFTYAMSGLLLAATGYLFWRDLVSAAQLTACWSIVFFFASTAASSAYLTVSETFPVEMRALAIAAFYAVGTGIGGVAGPWLFGALIDTGSRLSVFGGYLFGATLMLTAALIAALFAVRAERRSLEDVTRPLNAVDEPTPKRL encoded by the coding sequence ATGACAGCGCCGGACACGGCTTTGCAGCCGACGATCTCGACCGATATCCCGGCCCGGCTCGACCGCCTGCCCTGGTCGCGGTTCCATACGCTGGTGGTGGTGGCGCTCGGCGTCACCTGGATCCTCGACGGGCTCGAGGTCACGCTCGCGGGTTCGGTCTCCGGCGCGCTGAAGCAAAGCCCGGCTCTGCGCTTCAGCAACACCGAGATCGGCATCGCCGGCGCGGCCTATCTCGCAGGCGCAGTCCTCGGCGCGCTTCTCTTCGGCTGGCTGACCGACCGGCTTGGCCGCAAGCGGCTCTTCACGATCACACTTCTGGTCTATCTCGTCGCGACGGCGGCGACCGCCTTCTCCTGGAGCTTTGCCAGCTTCATCATCTTCCGCTTCTTCACTGGCATGGGTATCGGCGGCGAATATACGGCCATCAACTCGACCATCCAGGAGCTCGTTCCGGCGCGAATGCGCGGCTGGGTCGATCTCGTGATCAACGGTTCGTTCTGGATTGGCGCGGCGCTCGGCGCGATCGGCGCGATTATCCTGCTCGATCCTGCAATCATCGATCCCGAACTGGGCTGGCGGCTCGCCTTCTTCATCGGCGCGGCCCTCGGCCTCGTCATCCTCGTCCTCAGGCAATGGATACCGGAGAGCCCACGTTGGCTGATCAGCCATGGCCGCCCGAATGAGGCCGCCATGATCGTCGCCGACATCGAACGGCGCGCCGGGGTTTCCTACAGCCCTGACGAGGCCCTGCCGAAGCTCCACCTGCGTCCGCGCGCCGCGACCCCGCTTCGGGAGGTCTTCCACGCGCTGTTCGTCAGGCACCGGCAGCGGGCACTGGTGGGGCTGGCGCTGATGGCCGCACAGGCGTTCTTCTACAATGCGATCTTCTTCACCTATGCGCTGGTCCTGACGGATTTCTATGCGGTGCCGTCGCAGGCGGTCGGCTGGTTCATCCTGCCCTTCGCGGCGGGCAACGTGCTCGGGCCGATCATCCTGGGCCGCCTCTTCGACACCCTCGGGCGGCGGCGGATGATCGCCTTCACCTATGCGATGTCGGGCCTGCTGCTGGCGGCGACCGGTTATCTGTTCTGGCGCGACCTCGTCAGCGCCGCGCAATTGACGGCCTGCTGGAGCATTGTCTTCTTCTTCGCCTCCACCGCCGCGAGCTCTGCCTATCTCACCGTCAGCGAGACCTTCCCAGTCGAGATGCGCGCCTTGGCGATCGCCGCCTTCTATGCCGTGGGCACCGGTATCGGCGGCGTCGCCGGTCCCTGGCTGTTCGGCGCGCTGATCGACACCGGCTCGCGCCTGAGCGTCTTCGGCGGCTACCTGTTCGGCGCCACCCTGATGCTGACCGCGGCCTTGATAGCTGCGCTTTTCGCCGTCCGCGCCGAGCGCAGATCGCTGGAAGACGTCACTCGCCCCCTCAACGCGGTCGACGAGCCCACGCCCAAGCGGCTTTAG
- the flhA gene encoding flagellar biosynthesis protein FlhA — protein MPSRGAMGKLLNRPDLFLAIGVMGILVVLIFPLPAVLLDLLLALSIILSVLVLMTALFIEEPLEFSAFPTVLLIVTMFRLALNLASTRLILQHGHEGTSAAGHVIEAFASFVMGGNFVIGVIVFTILIIVNFVVITKGSGRIAEVAARFALDAMPGKQMAIDADLSAGLIDQEVAKVRRKALEDEANFFGSMDGASKFVRGDAIAALLITFINVLGGIIIGVAQQGMSFGAAAHNYTMLTVGDGLVSQIPALIVSTAAGLLVSKSGVRGAADKALGKQLSGYPKALGMSAAVMLLIAVLPGIPMLPFLVLAGGSAWLARHFGKLAKTKQTEEAVAAQAASPLSADGTPKEETLNDLLKLDELKIEIGYGLLPLVNAAGGQDRLTDQVRALRRQLAAELGFVMPAVRIVDNVQLEANYYYIKIKEIDAGHGIVYAGQYMAMDPMGGAVNLPGHNVLEPTFGLPATWIDAALQDEAQLRGFTVVDAATVISTHLTEVLKSNMPELLSHGEVQKLLRELQKDHADLLKEIVPSQISTTGIQRVLQLLLAERVSIRDLATIIEGIAEVAGSIKNPRDIAEHVRTRLARQICAQFSNGQGNLPIITLSSAWESIFAESIIGQGEERHLAMQPSRLQEFVRHVRDKFEEAARIGEMPALVTSGLARPFARQIIERFRRETPVLSQAEIHPRVRLKTVGSV, from the coding sequence ATGCCGAGCCGCGGCGCGATGGGGAAGCTCCTCAACCGGCCGGACCTGTTCCTGGCGATCGGCGTCATGGGCATCCTGGTGGTGCTCATCTTCCCGCTGCCGGCGGTCCTGCTCGACCTTTTGCTGGCGCTTTCGATCATCCTGTCGGTGCTGGTTTTGATGACGGCGCTGTTCATCGAGGAGCCGCTGGAGTTTTCGGCCTTCCCGACGGTGCTGCTGATCGTCACGATGTTCCGGCTGGCGCTGAACCTCGCCTCGACGCGCCTGATCCTGCAGCACGGGCATGAGGGCACTTCGGCGGCCGGCCACGTCATCGAGGCCTTCGCCAGTTTCGTGATGGGCGGCAATTTCGTGATCGGGGTGATCGTCTTCACCATCCTGATCATCGTCAACTTCGTCGTCATCACCAAGGGTTCGGGCCGTATCGCCGAGGTCGCGGCGCGCTTCGCGCTCGACGCCATGCCGGGCAAGCAGATGGCGATCGACGCCGATCTCTCGGCCGGGCTGATCGATCAGGAGGTCGCGAAAGTCCGGCGCAAGGCGCTGGAGGACGAGGCGAACTTCTTCGGCTCGATGGACGGCGCCTCGAAATTCGTGCGCGGCGATGCGATCGCGGCCCTGCTGATCACCTTTATCAACGTGCTCGGCGGCATCATCATCGGCGTCGCGCAGCAGGGCATGAGCTTTGGCGCGGCCGCGCATAACTATACGATGTTGACCGTCGGTGACGGTCTCGTCAGCCAGATTCCGGCGTTGATCGTCTCGACGGCGGCTGGCCTGCTCGTCTCGAAATCGGGCGTGCGCGGTGCCGCCGACAAGGCGCTCGGCAAACAGCTCTCGGGCTACCCCAAGGCGCTCGGCATGTCGGCTGCGGTGATGCTGCTGATCGCGGTCCTGCCCGGCATCCCGATGCTACCCTTTCTTGTGCTGGCAGGCGGCTCGGCGTGGCTCGCGCGTCATTTCGGCAAGCTCGCCAAGACCAAGCAGACGGAGGAAGCGGTCGCGGCGCAGGCAGCCTCGCCGCTCTCCGCCGACGGCACGCCGAAGGAGGAGACGCTCAACGACCTGCTCAAGCTCGACGAGCTCAAGATCGAGATCGGCTACGGCCTGCTGCCGCTGGTCAATGCGGCTGGCGGGCAGGACAGGCTGACGGACCAGGTCCGCGCATTGCGGCGCCAGCTCGCGGCCGAGCTCGGCTTCGTCATGCCGGCGGTGCGTATCGTCGACAACGTCCAGCTCGAGGCGAACTACTATTACATCAAGATCAAGGAGATCGATGCCGGGCACGGCATCGTTTATGCCGGCCAGTACATGGCCATGGACCCGATGGGTGGCGCGGTGAACCTGCCCGGCCATAATGTCCTGGAGCCGACCTTCGGCCTGCCCGCGACCTGGATTGACGCCGCCTTGCAGGACGAGGCGCAATTGCGCGGCTTCACCGTGGTGGACGCCGCGACCGTGATCTCGACGCATCTCACCGAGGTGCTGAAATCGAACATGCCCGAGCTGCTTTCGCATGGCGAGGTGCAGAAGCTGCTGCGCGAGCTGCAGAAGGACCATGCCGACCTGCTCAAGGAGATCGTGCCGAGCCAGATCTCGACCACAGGCATCCAGCGCGTGCTGCAATTGCTCCTGGCGGAACGCGTCTCGATCCGCGATCTCGCCACCATCATCGAGGGCATCGCCGAAGTCGCCGGCAGCATCAAGAATCCGCGCGACATCGCCGAGCATGTCCGCACGCGCCTTGCCCGTCAGATCTGCGCGCAGTTCTCCAACGGCCAGGGCAATCTGCCGATCATCACGCTCTCCTCGGCCTGGGAAAGCATCTTCGCCGAATCGATTATCGGCCAGGGCGAGGAGCGTCATCTCGCCATGCAGCCCTCGCGGCTGCAGGAGTTTGTGCGCCATGTCCGCGACAAGTTCGAGGAGGCGGCGCGCATCGGCGAGATGCCGGCGCTCGTCACCTCCGGACTGGCACGGCCCTTCGCGCGGCAGATCATCGAGCGCTTCCGCCGGGAGACGCCAGTGCTCTCGCAGGCCGAGATCCATCCCCGCGTCAGGCTGAAGACGGTCGGCAGCGTCTGA
- a CDS encoding N-acetyltransferase family protein, with amino-acid sequence MSIRPALAADLPAILAIYNAVIATSTAVYTETPATLADRQAWFAARTEQGYPVLVADEAGEAVGYATFGDFRAWPGYRHTVEHSVHIRADRQGRGLGKGLVSALFPHAAQLDKHVMIAGIDAANEASLRMHERLGFTQAGRFNEVGRKFDRWLDLVFLQRLI; translated from the coding sequence ATGAGCATCCGACCGGCCCTTGCGGCCGACCTGCCGGCGATCCTGGCGATCTACAACGCTGTGATCGCGACCTCGACCGCGGTCTACACGGAGACGCCGGCGACCCTGGCGGATCGGCAGGCCTGGTTCGCGGCGCGGACGGAGCAGGGCTATCCGGTGCTGGTCGCCGATGAAGCTGGCGAAGCTGTCGGCTACGCGACTTTCGGCGATTTCCGGGCCTGGCCGGGTTATCGCCACACCGTCGAGCACAGCGTCCATATCCGTGCCGACCGACAGGGCAGGGGGCTCGGCAAGGGCCTGGTCTCGGCTCTGTTCCCCCATGCCGCCCAGCTCGACAAGCATGTGATGATCGCTGGCATCGATGCGGCGAACGAAGCGTCGCTGCGGATGCATGAGCGCCTCGGCTTCACCCAGGCGGGGCGTTTCAACGAGGTTGGGCGCAAGTTCGACCGCTGGCTCGACCTCGTCTTCCTGCAGCGCCTGATATGA
- a CDS encoding DMT family transporter, with translation MTDLRSSAEAFVAPASTEARGRVARQPFLSLNALLFVAMCLAWGLTFLPVKIAVAHVPPIFLAAARFSIAGLLLLAWAGRGAFKVPIQAWLRLVGTALLVNSCNYALLFWGMAHAPSGLAAIINMATIPIYTVLASRVIEGQPISGRRIAAVALGAIGLSFLFATRALGGLSAAKGDGLELWGLAAIALGTFCHCVGAVLSRKIAGSVPTLTLAGWQTMIGALGLILLSLSLEPVSIAHLRALVEWPTAPALAFVVIVGSLVGFTIFLRLLRDWGAFYAGLFAFVSPVIAVGAGVVALGEPFGWPEAVGALLMFGAAAIALRK, from the coding sequence ATGACGGATCTGCGCAGCAGTGCTGAGGCATTCGTCGCGCCGGCCTCGACCGAGGCGCGTGGCCGCGTGGCCAGGCAGCCATTTCTATCTCTCAACGCTCTTCTCTTCGTCGCGATGTGCCTCGCCTGGGGGCTCACCTTCCTGCCAGTCAAGATCGCTGTGGCGCATGTGCCTCCGATCTTTCTGGCGGCGGCACGCTTCAGCATCGCCGGCCTGCTGCTGCTTGCCTGGGCCGGGCGTGGCGCGTTCAAGGTTCCGATACAGGCATGGCTGCGGCTCGTCGGCACCGCGCTGCTGGTCAATAGCTGCAATTACGCTTTGCTGTTCTGGGGCATGGCGCACGCGCCCTCCGGGCTCGCGGCGATCATCAATATGGCGACGATCCCGATCTATACGGTGCTGGCGAGCCGCGTGATCGAGGGGCAGCCCATCAGCGGGCGCCGCATCGCCGCGGTCGCTCTCGGGGCCATCGGGCTCAGCTTCCTGTTCGCGACACGGGCGCTGGGGGGCTTGAGCGCGGCGAAGGGCGATGGGCTGGAACTCTGGGGCCTGGCGGCGATCGCACTGGGGACGTTCTGCCACTGCGTCGGGGCGGTGCTGAGCCGCAAGATCGCAGGCTCTGTGCCGACCCTGACGCTGGCGGGCTGGCAGACCATGATCGGTGCGCTTGGGCTGATTTTGCTCTCGCTCTCGCTCGAGCCTGTCAGCATCGCGCATCTGCGGGCGCTTGTGGAATGGCCGACGGCGCCGGCGCTCGCCTTCGTCGTCATCGTCGGCTCGCTCGTCGGCTTCACCATCTTTCTGAGGCTGCTGCGCGACTGGGGCGCGTTCTACGCCGGGCTCTTCGCCTTCGTCAGCCCAGTCATCGCGGTCGGCGCCGGCGTGGTCGCGCTGGGCGAACCCTTCGGATGGCCCGAGGCGGTCGGCGCGCTCCTGATGTTCGGCGCGGCGGCGATCGCGCTCAGGAAATAG
- a CDS encoding YbhN family protein has product MKKYLDYLWPIIGLVAVVWSVDLLWEKLKTEAGTDAAIQALLEQGNLWDNIKIVASRIGQKIAVIPSDAFLHAALATLVAYAALAWYDRIALIHIGKEKGISWPYISLCSFVTYALSHNIGASVFSGGMVRFRAYTAKGLTAADVAVLVALCSFTFAFGTILLLGLVLVIEPEILRPLTRLSTRFAIGDQTARLIGFGMLGFVVLYTIGSWLKFKPFKIGKFELIYPRLPIVARQYLAAPLELAGAAGIIYFALPDQGNPGFMIVLGAFLLSFSAGLLSQVPGGVGVMEAVFLAVMPGVPAPAVFAALLIWRLFYLILPLVISLPVVLAFERSQLKKHKLTVAVAQADAKARSADPPIV; this is encoded by the coding sequence ATGAAAAAGTATCTCGACTATCTCTGGCCGATCATCGGGCTTGTCGCGGTCGTCTGGTCGGTCGACCTGCTCTGGGAGAAGCTCAAGACCGAGGCCGGCACCGACGCCGCGATCCAGGCCTTGCTGGAGCAGGGCAACCTCTGGGACAACATCAAGATCGTCGCGAGCCGCATCGGCCAGAAGATCGCGGTGATCCCTTCCGACGCCTTCCTGCATGCCGCGCTCGCCACTCTCGTCGCCTATGCCGCGCTCGCCTGGTACGATCGCATCGCGCTCATCCATATCGGCAAGGAGAAGGGCATCTCCTGGCCCTATATCTCGCTGTGCTCCTTCGTCACCTATGCGCTGTCCCATAATATCGGCGCGTCGGTCTTCTCCGGCGGCATGGTGCGGTTCCGGGCCTATACGGCCAAGGGGCTGACGGCCGCCGACGTCGCCGTGCTGGTGGCGCTGTGCTCTTTCACCTTCGCCTTCGGCACGATCCTGCTGCTCGGGCTCGTCCTGGTGATCGAGCCGGAAATCCTGCGCCCCCTGACACGGCTCTCGACGCGCTTCGCGATCGGCGATCAGACGGCACGATTGATCGGCTTCGGCATGCTCGGCTTCGTCGTGCTCTACACGATCGGCTCCTGGCTGAAGTTCAAGCCGTTCAAGATCGGAAAGTTCGAACTGATCTATCCGCGCCTGCCGATCGTCGCGCGCCAATATCTGGCGGCTCCGCTGGAGCTCGCCGGTGCGGCCGGCATCATCTATTTCGCCCTGCCCGACCAGGGCAATCCGGGCTTCATGATCGTTCTGGGCGCCTTCCTGCTCTCCTTCTCGGCCGGGCTGCTGAGCCAGGTGCCGGGCGGCGTCGGCGTGATGGAGGCGGTCTTCCTCGCTGTGATGCCGGGCGTGCCGGCGCCGGCCGTCTTCGCCGCGCTTTTGATCTGGCGGCTGTTCTACCTCATTCTTCCACTGGTCATATCGCTGCCGGTGGTGCTTGCCTTCGAGCGCTCCCAACTCAAGAAACACAAGCTGACGGTCGCCGTCGCGCAGGCCGACGCCAAGGCCCGAAGCGCCGACCCGCCAATCGTTTGA
- a CDS encoding GNAT family N-acetyltransferase, which produces MSESLSINLTGITDLPPGKIAAIVTSLEMFEAPPPRSDPPGMEGFALDSIGREDVARYLAIYRVLGERWMWFSRLVKPVAELQAILADPAVEFFAVRHDGRDVGLLELDFRVPGEGELAFFGLDESVIGRGAGRWLMNRALAKAWAKPIGRFWVHTCTLDHQGAPEFYQRSGFTVFKRSVEVDDDPRLHGHMRRDSVPHHPVIA; this is translated from the coding sequence ATGTCCGAAAGCCTTTCCATCAACCTGACCGGCATCACCGACCTGCCGCCGGGCAAGATCGCCGCCATCGTCACCTCGCTCGAAATGTTCGAGGCCCCGCCGCCACGCTCCGACCCACCCGGCATGGAGGGGTTCGCACTCGATTCGATCGGGCGCGAGGATGTCGCCCGCTATCTCGCGATCTACCGTGTGCTAGGCGAGCGCTGGATGTGGTTCAGCCGGCTGGTCAAGCCGGTGGCGGAGCTCCAGGCGATCCTGGCCGATCCAGCCGTGGAGTTTTTCGCCGTCCGGCATGATGGCCGCGATGTCGGCTTGCTCGAACTGGATTTCCGCGTGCCGGGCGAAGGTGAGCTGGCCTTTTTTGGCCTCGATGAGAGCGTGATCGGGCGCGGCGCCGGGCGCTGGCTGATGAACCGTGCCCTCGCCAAGGCCTGGGCAAAGCCGATCGGCCGCTTCTGGGTGCACACCTGCACGCTGGACCACCAGGGTGCGCCGGAGTTCTATCAGCGCTCCGGCTTCACCGTGTTCAAGCGCAGCGTCGAGGTCGATGACGATCCGCGGCTGCACGGCCATATGCGGCGCGATAGCGTACCGCATCATCCGGTCATCGCCTGA
- the fliJ gene encoding flagellar export protein FliJ, with translation MKSRETLLRLKRFQVDEKRRRVSQIEMMIAEFHRMATDLDREIQSEETRAGISDPAHFAYPTYAKAALGRRDNLRQSADNLKGQLDEAKAELQEAFEDMKKVEILDDRERATERAAEAARDQAMMDSIGLRARAGA, from the coding sequence ATGAAGTCGCGAGAGACCCTTTTGCGTCTCAAACGCTTCCAGGTGGACGAAAAGCGTCGCCGGGTTAGCCAGATTGAGATGATGATCGCCGAGTTTCATCGGATGGCGACCGATCTGGATCGCGAGATCCAGAGCGAAGAAACCCGGGCCGGAATTTCCGATCCGGCGCATTTCGCCTACCCGACCTATGCCAAAGCGGCTCTCGGCCGCCGCGACAACCTGCGCCAGTCGGCCGACAACCTGAAGGGTCAGCTCGACGAGGCCAAGGCCGAATTGCAGGAAGCCTTCGAGGACATGAAGAAGGTCGAGATCCTCGACGATCGCGAACGCGCCACCGAGCGTGCCGCCGAGGCGGCCCGCGACCAGGCGATGATGGACTCGATTGGACTGCGCGCCCGCGCCGGCGCCTAG